One window of Camelina sativa cultivar DH55 chromosome 4, Cs, whole genome shotgun sequence genomic DNA carries:
- the LOC104781241 gene encoding hsp70-binding protein 1-like isoform X1, producing the protein MANNGPNWDGLLNWSLSHSDGSSSSRPISEQDRQWFMEAMQAHTIDSISRMKVISQIMKTPEQVLEAQGVTPDDLEGMLDELQEHVESIDLANDLHSIGGLVPLLSYLKNSNAKIRAKSADVLTTVVQNNPRSQQLVMEANGLEPLLTNFVADPDIRVRTKALGAISSLIRNNQPGITVFRLANGYAGLRDALVSDTVRFQRKALNLIHYLLQESNSDCKIVRDLGFPRIMIHLASNQDLEVREFSLRGLLELAREESERNLDRADVNLRQLLEERTRRIIVMSDEDLCAAREERQLVDSLWTVCYDEPSHLRERGLVYLPSDDELAPDVVRDRFEPPLRAWAARRDDETSEPPVPVLLLGPAP; encoded by the exons ATGGCGAACAATGGACCTAACTGGGACGGATTGCTCAATTGGAGCCTCTCCCATTCCGATGGATCTTCCTCTTCTCGCCCCATAAG TGAGCAAGATCGACAATGGTTTATGGAAGCTATGCAAGCACATACAATCGATTCAATCTCTCGTATGAAAGTTATATCTCAAATCATGAAAACGCCTGAACAAGTCTTGGAGGCCCAAGGCGTTACGCCTGATGATCTTGAAG GAATGTTGGATGAGCTTCAGGAACACGTTGAGTCGATCGATTTGGCCAATG ATCTTCACTCCATTGGAGGTTTGGTCCCTCTCCTTAGTTATCTCAAGAACTCTAATGCGAAGATTCGAGCAAAGTCGGCCGATGTTTTGACCACTGTTGTCCAAAACAATCCAAGAAGCCAGCAACTTGTTATGGAAGCAAATGGGTTAGAGCCATTATTAACAAACTTTGTTGCTGATCCCGACATTAGAGTTCGGACCAAGGCGCTCGGTGCTATATCCT CTCTTATCCGTAACAACCAACCCGGGATTACAGTATTCCGCCTGGCAAATGGCTACGCTGGCTTGCGAGACGCTTTGGTTTCTGATACCGTTAGATTCCAAAG AAAAGCCTTGAACTTGATTCACTATCTTCTCCAAGAAAGCAACTCAGACTGTAAAATCGTTAGAGATCTTGGATTCCCTCGCATAATGATCCACCTAGCATCCAACCAAGACTTAGAAGTCCGGGAATTTTCCCTTCGTGGTCTCCTAGAGCTTGCCCGTGAAGAATCTGAGAGAAACCTTGACAGAGCGGATGTGAATCTAAGACAGCTTCTTGAGgagagaacaagaagaatcaTTGTGATGTCGGACGAAGATCTTTGTGCAGCTAGAGAAGAAAGACAGCTAGTGGATAGTCTTTGGACAGTGTGTTATGATGAACCGTCCCATCTAAGAGAGAGAGGGCTGGTTTACCTCCCGTCTGATGATGAGCTGGCTCCTGATGTGGTTAGGGACCGCTTTGAACCTCCTCTTAGGGCTTGGGCTGCAAGACGAGATGATGAAACGAGTGAACCACCGGTTCCAGTACTTCTGCTTGGCCCTGCACCGTGA
- the LOC104781241 gene encoding uncharacterized protein LOC104781241 isoform X2, whose amino-acid sequence MEAMQAHTIDSISRMKVISQIMKTPEQVLEAQGVTPDDLEGMLDELQEHVESIDLANDLHSIGGLVPLLSYLKNSNAKIRAKSADVLTTVVQNNPRSQQLVMEANGLEPLLTNFVADPDIRVRTKALGAISSLIRNNQPGITVFRLANGYAGLRDALVSDTVRFQRKALNLIHYLLQESNSDCKIVRDLGFPRIMIHLASNQDLEVREFSLRGLLELAREESERNLDRADVNLRQLLEERTRRIIVMSDEDLCAAREERQLVDSLWTVCYDEPSHLRERGLVYLPSDDELAPDVVRDRFEPPLRAWAARRDDETSEPPVPVLLLGPAP is encoded by the exons ATGGAAGCTATGCAAGCACATACAATCGATTCAATCTCTCGTATGAAAGTTATATCTCAAATCATGAAAACGCCTGAACAAGTCTTGGAGGCCCAAGGCGTTACGCCTGATGATCTTGAAG GAATGTTGGATGAGCTTCAGGAACACGTTGAGTCGATCGATTTGGCCAATG ATCTTCACTCCATTGGAGGTTTGGTCCCTCTCCTTAGTTATCTCAAGAACTCTAATGCGAAGATTCGAGCAAAGTCGGCCGATGTTTTGACCACTGTTGTCCAAAACAATCCAAGAAGCCAGCAACTTGTTATGGAAGCAAATGGGTTAGAGCCATTATTAACAAACTTTGTTGCTGATCCCGACATTAGAGTTCGGACCAAGGCGCTCGGTGCTATATCCT CTCTTATCCGTAACAACCAACCCGGGATTACAGTATTCCGCCTGGCAAATGGCTACGCTGGCTTGCGAGACGCTTTGGTTTCTGATACCGTTAGATTCCAAAG AAAAGCCTTGAACTTGATTCACTATCTTCTCCAAGAAAGCAACTCAGACTGTAAAATCGTTAGAGATCTTGGATTCCCTCGCATAATGATCCACCTAGCATCCAACCAAGACTTAGAAGTCCGGGAATTTTCCCTTCGTGGTCTCCTAGAGCTTGCCCGTGAAGAATCTGAGAGAAACCTTGACAGAGCGGATGTGAATCTAAGACAGCTTCTTGAGgagagaacaagaagaatcaTTGTGATGTCGGACGAAGATCTTTGTGCAGCTAGAGAAGAAAGACAGCTAGTGGATAGTCTTTGGACAGTGTGTTATGATGAACCGTCCCATCTAAGAGAGAGAGGGCTGGTTTACCTCCCGTCTGATGATGAGCTGGCTCCTGATGTGGTTAGGGACCGCTTTGAACCTCCTCTTAGGGCTTGGGCTGCAAGACGAGATGATGAAACGAGTGAACCACCGGTTCCAGTACTTCTGCTTGGCCCTGCACCGTGA